The Sphaerisporangium siamense genome includes the window GGCCTTCGTCCACCCGCGCTCGGGCCTCGCCGCCCGGTTCGGCGTCGCGCTGGTCAACGCGCCCGGCACCATCGACGCCGGCTACCGCGGCGAGATCCACGTGACCATGCTGAACACCGACACCAAGGACGCCTTCCACGTCCGGCGCGGTGACCGCATCGCCCAGCTCGTCGTCCAGCGCGTCGAGAAGGCGGCCTTCCATGAGGTGGAGCGACTCCCGGGTTCGGCGCGCGGCGCCGGCGGGTTCGGCTCCACCGGCCGATGAGTCGATAAGGAGTGTGAGGGAAGTGTTCCGACGCCGCCGTCGCGAGGAGACAGCGGAGACCGCCCCGGACGCCGTCGAGGAGGCGACACCGGAGTCGGCCCGCGAGTCGGGACCATGGGACTCCGACGAGCCCTATCCCGAGATCGACCGGGTGGACCTCGGCGGCATGCTGCTGCCGGTCGGCCCGGGGTTCGAGGTCCAGCTCAACGTCGCGGGCGACCAGCTCGTCGGCGCCGTCGTCCTGGTCGGCGAGAGCGCCCTGCAGGTCCACGCGTTCGCCGCGCCCAAGAGGAGCGGCATCTGGGACGAGATCCGCGCCGAGCTGGCCCGCGAGGTGACCGGCGCGGGCGGCTCCTGCGAGGAGCGGGAGGGCCCGTTCGGCACCGAGCTCGCCGCCGAGGTCGAGCAGGACGGCGGCCCCCGGCCGGTGCGGTTCATCGGCGTGGACGGGCCCCGCTGGTTCCTGCGCGGGGTCATCAGCGGCCGCGCCGTCACCGACGCCGAGACCGCCGCCACCTTGGAGGACGTCGTGCGCGACATCGTCGTCGTGCGCGGCGACCAGCCCATGGCGCCCAAGGAGCCGATCGAGCTGCGGCTGCCCACCGAGGCCCGCCAGGCCGTCGAGCAGCAGGCGGCGCAGCAGGGCCGGACGGGCCTGAACCCCTTCGAGCGAGGACCCGAGATCACCGAGACCCGCTGACGTAAGCTGCGGGCAGTATCGCAGGGGGCTCCCGGAGGAGTTGAGCGGAACATGAGTACGGCAGAGCCTGTCAAACGCGGGCTGCGCGGGTTCTTCCGTCGGCTGACGACGAGCAGGGCCGAGCAGGAGGCCGAGGAGCTCAAGGAGGACCTCGACCAGTACGGCGCCACGCCGATCGCCTCGTGCGCCCAGCGCCGCAGGTTCTGCGTGGCCGGCACGCTCAGGACGGTCACGCTGCGCCCCCGGGGCGGCGTGCCGTCCCTGGAGGCCGAGCTGTACGACGGCTCCGACGTCGTCGACCTGGTCTGGCTGGGCCGCCGCAAGATCGTCGGGGTCGAGCCGGGGCGGGTGGTCCGGGCCGAGGGCCTGGTCAGCGTCCAGGACGGCCGCAAGGTCATGTTCAACCCCCGCTACGAGCTGCTGCCGGGAAGCGGCCAGTGACCACGGGTTCCACCAGCCGAGGAGACCAATGACCATGGACCGAGACGGCGCGCGGACGTCGGACGAGACGCCCGCACCGGCCGGCGAGGGTCACGGGGCCGCGCCCGCGGGCGTCGCGGAGGCGGCGGCCGGTGAGCAGGCGGCCCACGACACCGTCGAGGCGGCCATCCGGGCGCAGCTCGCCAAGGCGCTCGGCGGCGTGCGCGGCATCATCGAGGCCGCCGTCCCGACGGTGGCCTTCACGATCACCTGGATCACGAGCGAACAGCTCAAGCTCTCGCTGATCGTCGGCATCGGCGCGGCCGTGCTGCTGCTGGTGGTGCGCCTGGCCCAGCGCTCCACCGTGCAGTTCGTGCTGAACAGCCTGATCGGCATCGGCGTCGGCGCGTTCTTCGCGAG containing:
- a CDS encoding OB-fold nucleic acid binding domain-containing protein, with product MSTAEPVKRGLRGFFRRLTTSRAEQEAEELKEDLDQYGATPIASCAQRRRFCVAGTLRTVTLRPRGGVPSLEAELYDGSDVVDLVWLGRRKIVGVEPGRVVRAEGLVSVQDGRKVMFNPRYELLPGSGQ
- the dut gene encoding dUTP diphosphatase, producing the protein MIEVLIQRLDPELPIPAYAHPGDAGADLYAAEDVELLPGERAKVRTGVAIALPDGYAAFVHPRSGLAARFGVALVNAPGTIDAGYRGEIHVTMLNTDTKDAFHVRRGDRIAQLVVQRVEKAAFHEVERLPGSARGAGGFGSTGR
- a CDS encoding DUF3710 domain-containing protein, which gives rise to MFRRRRREETAETAPDAVEEATPESARESGPWDSDEPYPEIDRVDLGGMLLPVGPGFEVQLNVAGDQLVGAVVLVGESALQVHAFAAPKRSGIWDEIRAELAREVTGAGGSCEEREGPFGTELAAEVEQDGGPRPVRFIGVDGPRWFLRGVISGRAVTDAETAATLEDVVRDIVVVRGDQPMAPKEPIELRLPTEARQAVEQQAAQQGRTGLNPFERGPEITETR